Proteins encoded in a region of the Moritella marina ATCC 15381 genome:
- a CDS encoding TetR/AcrR family transcriptional regulator — protein sequence MEMPAVIRRRTRLSPEARREQLMQCAIEVFSKRGLGRAGHAEIAQLAQVSVATVFNYFSSRELLVDHVLVQIEDFFSHMVRKNFIDINEQQPKSPHQAIHDYLADFVDAAINNPQFTYIWLEWSSAIREDTWPRYLALLDNNIAIISDKIAPAIASGEINTYLTTTEFARSLSNQGYMILQLVNQPQAMDREGIIAFLEKYVTSALAKAEE from the coding sequence ATGGAAATGCCAGCAGTAATCAGACGGCGCACCCGCCTGTCTCCCGAAGCTCGTCGTGAACAATTGATGCAGTGTGCCATCGAAGTCTTCTCTAAACGTGGCCTTGGCCGTGCTGGTCATGCTGAAATAGCCCAGTTAGCACAAGTCTCAGTCGCCACTGTATTTAACTACTTCAGCAGCAGAGAACTGTTGGTTGATCATGTCTTAGTACAAATTGAAGATTTTTTCAGTCATATGGTGCGCAAGAACTTTATTGATATTAACGAGCAGCAACCAAAAAGCCCCCACCAAGCCATTCATGATTACTTAGCCGATTTTGTCGATGCCGCGATCAACAACCCACAATTCACTTATATCTGGCTAGAATGGAGTTCAGCTATTCGTGAGGATACCTGGCCGCGTTATCTTGCGTTACTTGATAATAATATCGCCATTATCAGTGACAAGATCGCACCTGCGATCGCATCAGGCGAGATCAATACCTATTTAACCACCACAGAGTTTGCACGCAGTTTATCAAACCAAGGTTATATGATCCTGCAGTTAGTGAATCAGCCGCAAGCAATGGACAGAGAAGGCATTATCGCGTTTTTAGAGAAGTATGTAACGTCGGCGTTGGCTAAAGCGGAGGAATGA